The sequence CCGAATTCCCGGTGCTGGGCAAGAAAGGCGCCGACGCCGGCCAGCCGGTCGAGAAAGAAAAATGGGGCATCGGCGTGCTGTTCCTGTCGATCGCCGCGCTGTGCTACATCCTCGGCCAGCTGGGCTTCATTCAGTGGGTGCCTGAGTACGCCACCAAGTCGTTCAACATGGACATCGGCCAGGCCGGTAAGCTGGTGAGCGACTTCTGGACCTCTTACATGGTCGGCATGTGGGTGTTCAGCTTCATCCTGCGCTTCTTCGATCTGCAACGCATCGTGACCGTGCTGGCCGCACTGGCTACCGGCGCGATGTACCTGTTCGTCAGCACCGACAACCCGGAGCACCTGGGCTACTACATCATGGCCCTGGGCTTCGTTTCCAGCGCCATCTACACCACGCTGATCACCCTCGGCTCGCTGCAGACCAAGGTCTCCTCGCCGAAGCTGGTCAACTTTATCCTGACCTGCGGCACCATCGGCACCATGTTGACCTTCGTGGTTACCGGCCCGATCGTGGCGAAAGGCGGCGCGCACGCGGCGCTGACCACCGCCAACGGCCTGTATTTGGCGGTGTTCGTGATGTGCCTGCTGCTGGGCTTCGTGACCAAGCACCGCAGCCAC comes from Serratia sarumanii and encodes:
- the tsgA gene encoding MFS transporter TsgA; this encodes MNDSNRIRLTWISFFSYALTGALVIVTGMVMGNIAEYFNLPVSSMSNTFTFLNAGILISIFLNAWLMEIIPLKRQLIFGFVLMVLAVAGLMLGKSLTMFSLCMFILGVVSGITMSIGTFLITHMYAGRQRGSRLLFTDSFFSMAGMIFPIVAAMLLARHIGWYWVYACIGLLYVGIFVLTLCSEFPVLGKKGADAGQPVEKEKWGIGVLFLSIAALCYILGQLGFIQWVPEYATKSFNMDIGQAGKLVSDFWTSYMVGMWVFSFILRFFDLQRIVTVLAALATGAMYLFVSTDNPEHLGYYIMALGFVSSAIYTTLITLGSLQTKVSSPKLVNFILTCGTIGTMLTFVVTGPIVAKGGAHAALTTANGLYLAVFVMCLLLGFVTKHRSHGHVTH